The Epinephelus lanceolatus isolate andai-2023 chromosome 8, ASM4190304v1, whole genome shotgun sequence genome includes a window with the following:
- the sdcbp2 gene encoding syntenin-2 — MSLYPSLEDLKVDKVMKAQAQFAQTATPMPAITEGTYQPQPVTAGMPSSTLYPNLEELGDYMGLALNSDEVQRNLALVPVADNQVAVPASSSFGGMVRPVTGADVGIRRAEIRPGLREVILCKDQDGKVGLRLRAIDNGVFIQLVQANSPAALAGLRFGDQVLQINGQNCAGWSVDKAHKALKAAAETRIELVVRDRPFQRTVTMHKDSSGHVGFIYKSGKITSLVKDGSAARNGLLTEHYICEINGQNIIGLKDSQIKDILTTSPTAMTITIMPKFIYEHMIKRMSGGLLRSAMDHSVPEV, encoded by the exons ATGTCTCTGTATCCATCCCTCGAGGACCTCAAGGTCGACAAGGTTATGAAG GCTCAGGCCCAGTTTGCGCAGACTGCCACCCCAATGCCAGCTATCACAGAGGGAACCTACCAGCCTCAGCCTGTCACTGCTGGGATGCCATCATCAA CCTTGTACCCAAACCTAGAGGAGCTGGGAGACTACATGGGTCTGGCCCTTAACAGTGATGAAGTCCAGAGGAACCTGGCCCTGGTGCCTGTGGCTGACAAT CAAGTGGCAGTGCCCGCCAGCTCAAGTTTTGGAGGGATGGTGCGGCCGGTGACGGGGGCAGATGTTGGCATCAGGAGGGCAGAGATCCGCCCAGGGCTGCGGGAGGTTATCCTCTGTAAGGACCAGGATGGGAAAGTGGGACTCCGGCTCAGGGCCATCGACAAC GGAGTGTTTATCCAGCTGGTGCAGGCTAACTCCCCTGCGGCCCTGGCCGGGCTGCGTTTTGGCGACCAGGTCCTTCAGATCAACGGGCAGAACTGTGCTGGCTGGAGCGTAGACAAGGCCCACAAGGCCCTGAAGGCTGCGGCCGAGACGCGCATTGAGCTCGTGGTCAGGGACAG GCCATTTCAGCGCACCGTCACCATGCACAAAGACAGCTCCGGCCACGTGGGCTTTATCTACAAGTCTGGTAAAATCACCTCACTGGTCAAGGATGGCTCTGCTGCCCGCAACGGCCTGCTGACTGAGCATTACATCTGTGAAATCAACGGTCAAAACATTATTGGACTCAAG GACTCTCAGATCAAGGACATTCTGACCACCTCTCCCACTGCCATGACCATCACCATCATGCCCAAGTTCATCTATGAACACATGATTAAGAG GATGTCAGGAGGTCTCCTGCGATCAGCCATGGATCACTCTGTTCCAGAGGTTTGA